In Nicotiana tabacum cultivar K326 chromosome 2, ASM71507v2, whole genome shotgun sequence, the following proteins share a genomic window:
- the LOC107791782 gene encoding L-ascorbate oxidase homolog: MGKWWSSWLPLMAVVLMFVHTNLISGEDPYRFYTWNVTYGDIYPLGLKQQGILINGQFPGPPIECVTNDNLIINVFNNLDEPFLISWNGVEQRRNSWQDGVYGTNCPIPPGNNFTYVLQVKDQIGSFYYFPSLAFHKAAGGFGSINIASRSVIPVPFPPPAGEFSILSGDWFKQNHNDLKAILDSGHDLPFPDGLLISGRGSNGYTFTVDQGKTYRFRISNVGLTTSINFRIQGHKMMVVEVEGTHTVQNTYDSLDIHLGQSYSVLLTTDQPAKDYYIVVSTRFTSQVLTATSTLRYSNSAGSVSGPPPGGPTTEVDWSLNQARSLRRNLSASGPRPNPQGSYHYGLINTTHTIRLANSAPIINGKQRYAINSVSFVPADTPLKLADHFNIPGVFTLGSIPDSPTGGGAYLQTSVMAADFRAYTEVIFENLEDTVQSYHIDGHHFFVVGMGGGEWTPASRLTYNLRDTISRSTVQVYPKSWTALYMPLDNVGMWNIRSQNWARQYLGQQFYLRVYSPANSWRDEYPIPSDALLCGRASTRGILN, translated from the exons ATGGGAAAATGGTGGAGTTCGTGGTTGCCTTTAATGGCGGTGGTGTTGATGTTTGTTCATACGAATCTCATCAGTGGGGAAGACCCTTATAGGTTCTATACTTGGAATGTTACATATGGTGATATTTATCCTCTTGGTCTCAAACAACAG GGGATATTAATAAATGGGCAATTTCCAGGGCCACCTATTGAGTGTGTGACCAATGACAACTTAATTATCAACGTTTTCAACAATTTGGATGAGCCCTTTCTCATTTCCTG GAATGGCGTCGAGCAGAGGAGAAATTCATGGCAGGATGGAGTCTATGGTACTAACTGTCCCATTCCACCAGGCAATAACTTCACTTATGTTCTCCAAGTCAAGGATCAGATTGGTAGTTTCTATTACTTCCCTTCACTTGCCTTCCACAAAGCAGCAGGAGGGTTCGGTAGCATAAATATCGCCAGCCGCTCTGTGATTCCTGTTCCTTTTCCTCCTCCTGCTGGGGAGTTCTCCATACTTTCTGGAGATTGGTTCAAACAAAACCACAAT GACCTCAAAGCAATTTTGGACAGTGGGCATGATCTTCCCTTCCCTGATGGGCTTCTTATCAGCGGACGTGGATCGAATGGTTATACATTCACCGTTGATCAAG GCAAGACTTACAGATTCAGGATATCAAATGTTGGGCTTACAACGTCCATCAATTTCAGAATCCAGGGGCATAAAATGATGGTGGTTGAAGTAGAAGGGACTCACACTGTGCAAAACACATATGATTCCCTTGATATCCATTTGGGACAGTCCTATTCTGTATTGTTAACAACTGATCAACCTGCAAAAGATTACTATATAGTTGTCTCGACACGTTTCACATCCCAGGTTCTCACAGCTACGTCTACTCTTCGTTATAGTAACTCAGCCGGAAGTGTTTCTGGCCCTCCTCCTGGTGGACCAACAACCGAAGTTGATTGGTCTCTCAATCAGGCCCGTTCTCTCAG GCGTAATCTATCAGCTAGTGGACCGAGACCTAACCCCCAGGGTTCCTACCACTACGGATTGATCAACACCACACACACAATTAGGCTCGCGAATTCAGCTCCAATCATCAACGGGAAGCAAAGATATGCTATCAACAGTGTGTCATTTGTTCCAGCAGATACACCACTTAAACTTGCTGATCACTTCAATATTCCTGGGGTTTTTACCCTTGGAAGCATTCCAGATAGCCCTACAGGTGGCGGTGCTTACCTTCAGACATCCGTTATGGCTGCTGATTTTCGAGCTTATACTGAGGTTATCTTTGAGAATTTAGAAGACACTGTGCAGTCTTACCACATTGATGGCCACCATTTTTTCGTTGTAGG GATGGGTGGAGGAGAGTGGACTCCTGCAAGCAGATTAACATACAACTTAAGGGATACGATTTCTCGTTCAACTGTTCAG GTGTACCCAAAGTCTTGGACTGCACTTTACATGCCATTAGATAATGTGGGAATGTGGAATATAAGGTCTCAGAACTGGGCTCGCCAATATTTAGGACAGCAGTTTTATCTGCGAGTTTATTCGCCTGCAAATTCATGGAGAGATGAATATCCAATTCCCAGCGATGCCCTTCTTTGTGGTAGAGCATCAACCCGAGGAATTTTGAACTAG
- the LOC107791779 gene encoding dirigent protein 22: MASNSIKISLILLLTTFICTEAELGQLKETRMTVYFQDWSGGPNATVLQITGHQNGPLSFAKFGSVFVTDDPITEAFDKNSAEIARAQGIYVTSALDGTISHVLISIIFTIEEYKGSTLEIQGASPQFERVREVAVVGGTGKFRLARGYATFETIHFDLAVHYVVIQCNVTVLHY, encoded by the coding sequence ATGGCATCAAATTCAATCAAGATCtcccttattttacttttaaccACATTCATATGCACAGAAGCTGAACTCGGCCAACTTAAAGAAACAAGAATGACAGTCTACTTTCAAGATTGGTCTGGTGGGCCAAATGCCACTGTGCTTCAAATAACAGGTCACCAAAATGGTCCTCTGAGTTTTGCTAAATTCGGTTCTGTGTTCGTCACTGATGATCCTATAACAGAAGCGTTTGATAAGAACTCGGCTGAAATTGCTAGAGCTCAAGGTATATATGTTACCTCTGCATTGGATGGAACTATTTCTCATGTGCTAATATCAATCATCTTCACCATTGAAGAATATAAAGGCAGCACTTTGGAAATACAAGGCGCTAGTCCTCAGTTTGAGAGAGTAAGAGAAGTGGCTGTGGTTGGTGGTACTGGAAAATTTAGACTTGCTCGCGGATATGCAACTTTTGAGACTATTCACTTCGATTTGGCTGTTCATTACGTCGTTATTCAGTGTAATGTTACAGTTTTACATTATTGA